The sequence below is a genomic window from Pyrobaculum sp. 3827-6.
TTAAATGCGATAATAGTAGATGCATCAAGTATAAGCTTCACAACCTTTTAGCAAAGTCTATATCTTCCGCATGTGCCTTGAAGGGCTTCACACCTCTGCGCTTCAGCTCCTCGGCAAACTCTACAAGGGACATCCCGGCGAGGCGGGCGGCCAGGCTCAACGACACGGCGCCCTTCTGCAGTAGGGAAATGGCGAGATCTACCCGCCGCGAGTATATATGGTTTTTCACATCTGACCACTCGTCGCCTCCATACAAGGCGTAGACATAGAGCAGAACTTCGTCGTCGGTTGCCAGCCTGAGCAACTCCGCCACGTCGCCCACCACTTCCCTGTGATCAGGCGGCAGTTTTTCAAGCGACATCTTAGCCAGGTGGTTGTTTTTCAAAACTACGTATTTCTCGCCCAGCTCCACGACGCCTTGGGCCTCCAGCCGAGCGAGCTCGTCGTTGATTTGAGGATCCCACGGCCCCAGTCTATAGGCTTTGAATTCAAGAACCTCCGACAGGTCAGACACGGCCCGGGACAGTATGAAAAGCCCCTTCTGCACCTTGAGGCGTGAAAGCCTCCCACCAGCCTCAGATAGCAAAGCCAGCAAGTAGTCGGCCAAACTTGCCTTGTTTTTAAACTCCTCTTGAAGTTTCTTGACGATATCCACTAATTAGGGTATAACTATCCTATTTTTAAAGTATTTAAGATCTGCAGTAGTTTACCTTTGTGATTAATGTAAAGGAGATTACTCGGGATGACAGTACCCTGACACGCTCATTGGAAATTAAAATAGGTACAGAGTCTTTATACACTCCAGCGGTAGCCTCTGATATACCTTCTTCCCTAGATTCAATTGGCGAAATATATATTGAAGTTAAATCTACCCACGACGAAGAAGACATATCATTAACAAGGAGGTTTTTAATGAAACACAGCAAGCTCGAGAAGGCACGGGCTTTTATAGTTGTTATAAATTTTAGTGAACCTGTTAAACACCAAACTGTACCAGTCACTGCCATATTTGATGCTCTTACCGAAATAAGTCGTTTGGCTCCCATATTGATCTGTGGTCCATCTATGAAAAAAGGCAAATGGGAAGATTTCGCTAACCTAACCAGTGTTTTTACCAGCGAAGCTCAGTCAAGAGGGTTCAAAATTTTTCCAATGTTCGTTCCAAGAATTATTGATCCTATAAAGCAACTAGAATATCTCTACAAATATAACAAACATGGAATAAATTACGAACTAGTATGTATAGACTACTCCGGATCTAATCCATTTTCAAAGAACCAAGATCATTTAAAATATGTCGCGATACTCCGCGAACTAGAAAAAGAATACGGCCCGACAGTGACATATGGCGTAAATATACACCCTATTTTCTATGCTTCCAAGTACCCCGTAGCACCTGCTAAAGATTTAGCTTCGTTTTATGCACACATTGATATTATAGGGGCTAGGTCTCATGTAAGGAGAGTACCACCACTCACGGGCTATAATGTAAAAGCTTCATATAAATACTTATTAAACGTAGAAGGGTATATATATGAGAGAAGTGAAGTTGTTAGCGATGTTGAAATTCATAATATATCTAAAAAAATAGAAGAATCCCACAAATTATTCGATCTTATAAAAAGAGGTGAGAGTCTACTTGACTATCTGAAAAATAAGGAAATATCTAGAGTAGATGAAAAAATATTGAAACTTATTAGAAGATTTGTATCAACTTATAAAGCTTCACTTTTATAAAAATAGTGTGGCAAATATATCAATAAGTATTACTAAGTGAGATGAAGCCCGTATGGATTGATTTTTTCAGGGCGTTGAGGGAGTCCGGCGTGGAGTCGCTGTGCTTGCCTAGGCATTTCAAGTGCTGGGGGGATCTGCCTCAGTGCGTGGCTGTGTGGGTGCTGGTTGGGCGCTACGCTGTGTGCAGGGGAACCTCGGCGGGGAGGCGGCTGGGGGAGTGGGGCGGAGTGGCTCTCCTGGGGGGCCGGGGCGGGGAGCCGTGTAGCCACGTGCTGGCTAGGGGGTGCGGCGACGTGGTGGAGGTGCCCTACGCCCCGCCGGACAGGCCGAGGGTGGTGGTGGACCTATCTCTGTGGGCTGAGCACACGGAGGGGGAGAAAAACGAGCTGGTGGAGCAGATCCTAGCCACGCTAAGGGCAGTCAGGTCAGTGCTGTGGGACGGCAACCTGTGGCTCACCAACACGCCGGGGGAGTTCCTCCAGTTGCTAAGCCGCCACGCCCCCTGCCTAGTGCACAAAATGAGGATCTTCCCAGACACGCCTCATTTCGAAAATCCGGTTGTCCTAGATCCGGAGGGCGGCTGCCTATTTACCGAAGAGGTGGCGAGGTCCCATGTGGAGTTCATCATAGGGGGGATAGTGGACAAGGAGAGGTCGGCAAAGGGGGCCACCGCCCGCCTTGCCGGGAAAATCGGCGTTGAGAAGAGGTGCAGAATTGAGCTGAGGGGCTCAAGGGTGGGGGTCCCCGACAGGATAAACAAAATAGCGGAGATCGTGCTCCGCACCCTATCAGGATCGCCGCTGGAGGCGGCGATACTGGCGGCCCAGGCAAAGCGGGACCGGGTGTACAGACTCATGTGGGAGCTACAGAGGCGCATAGTCAAGACGCCCGACGGCGTCCTGGCGATCCCCCGGCAGGCCCTGGAGGAGGCCAACTGGCTGGGGGCACCCTGGGAGGAGGTGGAGCTAGCCGTAAAAAAACTCAAGCTGAAAATATTAACTTAGATTTCACCCGTCCCGTTGCGCGGGGCCTCTGTCTATTGACGCGGCGGATTTGCTTCGCCGCCACACGCCGCTACGCGCTACGCAGATGTGGACGGATAGAAAGGGGTTTGGGGAAAAATTTAGGGGATTTGGGCGGCTACTTCTTGATACTGTCTGCGGGCGGCTTCTCTCCAGGCGGCGTATATCTTGTCTCTGTAGGTGGGGTCTGTGAGCTTGTCGTTTATCTTCATGGCGTATTCCAGCGTCAGCTTGGTGGGCTTCCCCGTTTCGGGGTCTGTGAAGGTGACCGGCTGGGCTAGCTTCTTGGCGAGCTCCTCCGCCTTGGCCTTGTCTATCTTGCCGTCGCTGTAGGCTTTGACCAGCTTGGCCCAGGTCTGCTGGAGGATGTCGGCGTTGTCCGTGACGGCGGCGTCGAAGTAGTACATCACTACGTTCTCTACGGCGAGGGCGAGGGTGTCGTTGAAGTCTATCGTCTTGAGGGTCAGCATGTAGTCGTATATCGACTTGAGGTCGGGTCTCTTCTGGCCCTCCGGCGTGTTGAAGGCGCTGGGGTTGACGGGCATCCTGTTTATCTTGGGGTCGAAGACTATGGCCTGGCCGTCTGTAATCACCCACGCCACGAAGGCCTCGGCGGCGGCTCTGCACCTGGTGTTTTTAACCACGGCTATCGGGTCGCCGTTGACGGAGGTGTCAGGCGGGATGACGTACCTCGTGTCTGGGTTCTGGAGCTGGGCCGTGTAGCCGTAGAAGTCAATCGTCCAGCCGGCCCCGATGTCTCCCGCAATTACGGCGTCTCTAACCGCCTCGCTCCCGCCGAAGATCTTCCCATTAGCCGCAGTGAGGGTAATCACCCTCCACCCGTCGTCCCAGCCGTAGGCTTGCAGAATAATTTCGGCAATCCTCGTGTTGCTGGTGGACATCGTCAACCGCGCCACCCCCGTCACCGGCACGCCCCTCAGCACTGCCCTGCCGTAGTCAAGTGATGCGAGATCTGACCAGGTCTTGGGCTCGGGCACCCCGGCGGCCTTTAGGACCTTTGTGTTTATTGTGATGCCGAAGCTGGAGACGGCCCAGGCCACCCAGTACACCTTCCCGTCTGCGCCTGTCCGCATCATGGGCATCCCGGCGATGGTCTTTGGTATCTGGGCCAGCGCGGCCTTAACCTCGTCGCCCTCCAGGGGGAGCAACAACCCATCTTTATAGAGCGAGTCGAAGAGGGTGGGGCCTCCGCCCCACGCCACGTCGGCTTGCCCCTGCTCTATAAGAGGCCTCCACTGCGCCGCGGCGATGGGTCTAAAAACCACGTCCTTTATTCCGTATTTCTTCGCCACGTCGCTTTTGAGAAACAGCGTCCTCGCTGCGTCGAGGATGTCGGTGGGGTGCCTAGTCACCACCACAAGCCTGTCGCAGGTAGGCGCCGCAGTCGGGGTTGTCGTTGGGGTGGTGGAGGTGGGCGATGTAGTGGTGGCTGTGGGGGAGGTGGTGGTCGGCGGTTGGGAGGTCGTCGTGGGGCTGGGCGTCGCCGTCGGTGTAGTGGTTGGAGATGGCGGCGTCGTAGGGGTGCTTGTGGTGGTGGGTGGAGGGGTTGTGGGGGGCTGGGTGGCGAGGTAGAGGGCGACCAGGGCGATTACGACCGCCGCGGCTAGTGCGCCAGCTACCAACCCGGTTCGCATGGCGTAACTACTGCCTCTATTTAAATGTTAGTTGGCGGGGATTCATACGAATTAGACATTTAAAAATGGTTGAAAGTTGTACCATGCGGTCGGAACTTCTGTTGGCGGTCCTCGTGGCCGCCCTCGCGGCGGCCCAGCAAATAAACACGCCTATTTTGGTAGACCTAGCCCACGGAGAGGCCTCCAAGGGGCTTGACTTCTGGGTGAACTCCACGGCGAACTCACTGGCGATTTCAGACTTCGCAGGCCTCTACATCTTGGTGCCGCCGGGGACCTCCGTTGATCCGTTAATCAGTAGGCTCAACGCCACAAAGATGGCTACAATTATCAGGGGTGACCTCTCTACGGTAGATCTGTCCAAGTTCAAGGTTATCATACTGGGCCAGCCGCCTAAGACGCTGTCAGACGCAGAGCTGGCGGCTTTGAAGAAGTGGTTCGAGTCCGGAGGGAAGGTGCTCTGGTGCGCCGCCGATTCCGACTACCCGGCGCAGGGCTCTGAGGAGTCGCAGGCGGCGTGTAACGACGTGGCTGAGTACCTCGGGGCCCACATCCGCCTTGACTACGTCTCCGTGGAGGATTCTAAACACAACGCGGGGGCTGGCTACAGAGTGGTCGGCGTTGTAGATCCGCCGCCTCAGCTGGCGTTCCTCGGCTTCATGGCGCAGAGGGTCCTTTTCCACGGCCCCGGAGTCATCGCAGTTGTGTTGCCAAACGGGACTTGGGTGCCGGCTACTAGCCCGGAGGTGTCTAAATATTATAAAAACATTTTTGTAATTGCAAGGACAACTGAGAACGGCGTTATAGTGGAGAGCAGAACCTCAGCTGATAAGAAGGGGAGGGACGGCAAGGCGCACAAAGCCGGCGACCGCGGCGTCTTTGCCCTAATGGCTGTCGAGTTTATGCCTAGCAACAGCGTGTTGATACTCTCCGGCGAGACGCCCTACGGCGGCTACGAGCCCATGGTAGCCCCTGTGTACTACGGCATGAGGCTTGAGGGGCCGAGGTTCTTCAGAAACCTTATGCTGTGGGCTACTGGGAACTACAGAGAGCTGTCTACCATGGTGGCCCAGAGCCAGGCCCTGGCCCAGCTGGCTAGCAACGTGGCCTCTCTGTCCGACGATTTGCAGTCTGTGAAAAGCGAAGTAGCGGCGGTGAAAGGCGCCGTTGGCGGGGTGCAGAGCGACGTGGTGTCTCTTAAGAATTCTGTGTCTCAGCTAAGCAACCAGATAGGGGGCATTGCTGGGCAGATCAACACCGTGAATAGTCAAGTCTCTGCGCTGAGCCAGAAGGTGGACCAGCTCAGCCAGCAGCTAAACGCGGCGGTAGCCGAGGCCTCCAACGCCCGCACTGTGGCTTTCGTCGGGACGGCGCTGGCGTTGATATTCGCTATCGCCGCGGCGGCTCTGGCAATTAGGAAGAGGTGATGAAACTCCTCTTTTTCCTCCTCGCCGCCTCCCTGGCCCTAGCGGCATCCATCGTCGACCCCCGGTGGACCGTCCCCGCGTACGTCACGCCGGGGAGCACGTTCAACATCACCCTCGACTCGCCGGTCGCAGTGAACAGCGTGGCCCTGGCGGCGCCTGGGCTAGACAAGCCCATAGCCCTCACATTCAAGACCTCCGGCAACGTAATCACGGCGGCGGTGCCTGCGGACACGCCGCTCGGGCTGTACGACGTGGTGATAAACGGCGGAGAGCTCTACGAGCCGAAGGCTGTCTGGGTGGGCAACGTCACGGGGCCGCTTAGGATCCTCCAAATCACCGACGAGCACGTGGGAGTGGAGCTGGACATGGCCTCGGTTTACCGCCTCATCCACGCCATGGTAGTGGCCAACGGCGGGCCCTTCGACGTGGTCTTCGCCACGGGCGACCAGGCTGACGTGGGGGGCCAGCCGTGGCAATACATACTCTTCGCTAGGTACGCCTCCACCGCAACCAAGCCCATATTCGCCATCCCCGGCAACCACGACCACGCGGGCGACGACCCCCTGGTAAACTACAGGAAGTTCCAAGGCCCGCCGGTGTGGTACAGAGTCGTCGGGCCCTACTTAATAATCGGCCTCGACAGCGGCTTAGAGGGCTACCTCACCGACTCCGTCGTCAAGTTTTATGAAGACGTTTTGAAGAGGTACCCAGACAAGGTGAAGATAGTCCTCGTGCACCACCCGCCGTTTTACAAAGCCAACTCCTACATAGTGGAGACATACAGAGGGCCGCAGGACGTCGACCGCCTAAACAGAGACCCCACCGGCAGGGGCCAGTACTACATCGTCTACACCAGCTACCTCCAGAACAGACCCGCCTACGAGAAGTTCCTAGAGCTGACCATCAAGTACAGAGTGGCGCTGGTGATGTCCGGCCACGTCCACAGCGGCAACTCCACCATTGTGATAAACGGCACGTACTTCGTCACCACGAGGACCCTCGGCGGCTCTATAGACACCTCCCACGGCTACAGATCCTACGTCGTCTACCCCGACGGCCGCGTGGAAATCGGCAGAGAGGTGTGGACCTACAAGAACTTCGCCGTCTTGACCTGGGGCTCCAAGGCGGCTCAGCTCTACATAGACAGCGACCTGGCGCCGGGCGAGATCACCATCGACCTCCCGAGCGACTACTCGGGGCTGAAGGTGCTCAACGGCTCCGCCCAGCTGGTAAAAGTGCAGAGACACCCCCTGGGGAAGTACACGAGATACACCATTAAGCTCTCCGGCAGGCCGGTGTGGATCGCCATAGGCAACTACGCCCCGGCCCCTGCGGTCAAGGTGGAGAAGGTACTCCCCAGAAGCCCAACCCCCGGCGACCTGGTAACGGTCACAATCTCCGCAGACGACCCCAACGTCGGCGTGCCCTTCCTATTGATCAACGGCCAGAGAGTCCTCGGCTCCTACTTCGAGGAGAAGCCAGTCTACATCTACAAATTCACCTACCAGAAGCCCACGGCCCTCCAGATCCTAGCCCCCGGCGGCCAGCCCACCACCATACAGATAGGCCAAGCCACCACGCCAGCCACAACCACCCCCACCGCCACACCAACCCCAACACCCACCCCAGCCGCCACATCCACAGCAACACAGACAGCCACCACCACCCAGCCCACCACCACGACACCGATCGCCACGCCGCAGCCAACCGCCGCGCCTCCGCCATCCGCGGCGTCCCCGACTGTAACCGCGCCGCCAGCCACACCTGCGCCCGCCGCGCCGCCGGCGCCTCAGCCCGGCTTCCCCATTGAGGTAGCCGTGCTGGTAATAATCGCGGCGGTTGGGGCGGCGGTGCTTGCTATGCTTGCTAGGAGGCCCAAGCAGGGCGGGTCTGACGAGACTCGGGTAAGGTCCTAGGGTTTTTTCCCTATCTTCTCCAATACCTCTTTAACCGCCTGGCATATTTCATCTGGGGTGAAGCCCTCCCTGGCCATCTGGGCGACGAAAAGGCCTAGGAGGGTGGGGAGGTCGGCGAGCGGACCAATTGCCACGGCCTCTCTCTCGCCGCGTTGATACACCAGCCTCGCCACGGGGCCTTGTAGCTCTACTCTCAGCATGGCGGATCGAGGCGGCTGGTTTATAACATTAATCTGTGGCTGTCCTCGGAGGCGGGGGCGGGGCGCACTGCACGGCCTTGGAGTAGCCACCCCACTCCACTACGTACAGGGTGCCGTTGCCCACGCGGCAGACCGCGTCCGAGCCCGCCTTGACTTGGTCAAATACGCAGTAAACGGCGCCGCCCGGCTCGTAGATCTTCACCCCCCTCAGCTCGGCGTTAGCTGACACGACGACGTACTTATCCACACAGTGGGCGTAGAAAGGCGGCGTGGGGGCCGGCCTCGGCCTCTCCAAGTAGAGCATAAGGCCAATCACAGCCACAATCAGAGCCGCCATCCCCAGAAGGAACACGCCAATTCTCAACAAATCCATAACTCTACCCACGCACTATTTAAATAGTTATACATCTCACTGCCCTACTAGCGGCCAGCTTGACGAGGCCGCACGCCACACACCGGCCCCTATACCGCGGGTCGCCTGGTAAGAGGGACACCGCCGTTGCTTTCACGGGGCAGTCGGTAATTTTCTTTGCCACCTGCGGGCGATTCGTGGACGCAACTGCGCCTAGCGGCAACCACACAGCCAGACCTCCTTCTGCCTCCCCTCCACCTCGCCTCTTATGCGCATCCACCTCCCGCCGCAGTGAGGTGTTGAGAAGTAGAGCCAGTCTCTACAGCTGAGGAATTGGGTGGTGGGCAGGGGCCACCCCCAGCATGAGGCGCCGCGGGGCGTCGTGGGGATTGTTCTACCGCCCGCTACCTCACCGAATATTTCTACTACCCTGACTTCTAGGCATCTAACGGGTGTGCATAGCTTGTAGATTCCGCCGTCAGAAGCGCACCTAACTGGCATGTACCAGAGGACGAGGAGGGTGTCCACGGCGAAGAACAACGCCACGGCATACCACAGCTCAGGTATATCTAGGCTCCACGCCGCCGCGGCCGCCAGCGCCAATGTGCCGTATATGAGCGAGAGCTCAAAGGCCCTCACGGCGGAGGCTCTAGACACGGGGTTTGGGCGCGACTCCAAATTTAACCATCTCGCCTATGTAGTCTGCGCAACGCGGCGGCTCTCATCCACAGTTGACGGGTTCCCCGGCGAGGAGTATCCCCTCGTCCAGGGCCTCCCTCACCAAGTTGTTGCCTCTTCTGTAGGCGGCACAAGCCTCCTCAAGCGACATGTAGACCGCGTTTACGTCGCCGGCCTCCACGTGGGCGGTCCTCCCCCTCCAAGGAGGCGGGCCTCTAGTCACTACCAAGATGTCTATATCGCTTAGGCCCCGGACGAACCTCCCCCGGGCGGCGGAGCCGAATAGATACGCCGCGGCCGCCTCCACGCCCCTCAAGGCCTGCTCCACCGCCTGCGCCAGCTCC
It includes:
- a CDS encoding UPF0175 family protein; amino-acid sequence: MDIVKKLQEEFKNKASLADYLLALLSEAGGRLSRLKVQKGLFILSRAVSDLSEVLEFKAYRLGPWDPQINDELARLEAQGVVELGEKYVVLKNNHLAKMSLEKLPPDHREVVGDVAELLRLATDDEVLLYVYALYGGDEWSDVKNHIYSRRVDLAISLLQKGAVSLSLAARLAGMSLVEFAEELKRRGVKPFKAHAEDIDFAKRL
- the trm10 gene encoding tRNA (adenine(9)-N1)-methyltransferase Trm10 translates to MKPVWIDFFRALRESGVESLCLPRHFKCWGDLPQCVAVWVLVGRYAVCRGTSAGRRLGEWGGVALLGGRGGEPCSHVLARGCGDVVEVPYAPPDRPRVVVDLSLWAEHTEGEKNELVEQILATLRAVRSVLWDGNLWLTNTPGEFLQLLSRHAPCLVHKMRIFPDTPHFENPVVLDPEGGCLFTEEVARSHVEFIIGGIVDKERSAKGATARLAGKIGVEKRCRIELRGSRVGVPDRINKIAEIVLRTLSGSPLEAAILAAQAKRDRVYRLMWELQRRIVKTPDGVLAIPRQALEEANWLGAPWEEVELAVKKLKLKILT
- a CDS encoding ABC transporter substrate-binding protein, yielding MTRHPTDILDAARTLFLKSDVAKKYGIKDVVFRPIAAAQWRPLIEQGQADVAWGGGPTLFDSLYKDGLLLPLEGDEVKAALAQIPKTIAGMPMMRTGADGKVYWVAWAVSSFGITINTKVLKAAGVPEPKTWSDLASLDYGRAVLRGVPVTGVARLTMSTSNTRIAEIILQAYGWDDGWRVITLTAANGKIFGGSEAVRDAVIAGDIGAGWTIDFYGYTAQLQNPDTRYVIPPDTSVNGDPIAVVKNTRCRAAAEAFVAWVITDGQAIVFDPKINRMPVNPSAFNTPEGQKRPDLKSIYDYMLTLKTIDFNDTLALAVENVVMYYFDAAVTDNADILQQTWAKLVKAYSDGKIDKAKAEELAKKLAQPVTFTDPETGKPTKLTLEYAMKINDKLTDPTYRDKIYAAWREAARRQYQEVAAQIP
- a CDS encoding ABC transporter gives rise to the protein MRSELLLAVLVAALAAAQQINTPILVDLAHGEASKGLDFWVNSTANSLAISDFAGLYILVPPGTSVDPLISRLNATKMATIIRGDLSTVDLSKFKVIILGQPPKTLSDAELAALKKWFESGGKVLWCAADSDYPAQGSEESQAACNDVAEYLGAHIRLDYVSVEDSKHNAGAGYRVVGVVDPPPQLAFLGFMAQRVLFHGPGVIAVVLPNGTWVPATSPEVSKYYKNIFVIARTTENGVIVESRTSADKKGRDGKAHKAGDRGVFALMAVEFMPSNSVLILSGETPYGGYEPMVAPVYYGMRLEGPRFFRNLMLWATGNYRELSTMVAQSQALAQLASNVASLSDDLQSVKSEVAAVKGAVGGVQSDVVSLKNSVSQLSNQIGGIAGQINTVNSQVSALSQKVDQLSQQLNAAVAEASNARTVAFVGTALALIFAIAAAALAIRKR
- a CDS encoding metallophosphoesterase; translated protein: MKLLFFLLAASLALAASIVDPRWTVPAYVTPGSTFNITLDSPVAVNSVALAAPGLDKPIALTFKTSGNVITAAVPADTPLGLYDVVINGGELYEPKAVWVGNVTGPLRILQITDEHVGVELDMASVYRLIHAMVVANGGPFDVVFATGDQADVGGQPWQYILFARYASTATKPIFAIPGNHDHAGDDPLVNYRKFQGPPVWYRVVGPYLIIGLDSGLEGYLTDSVVKFYEDVLKRYPDKVKIVLVHHPPFYKANSYIVETYRGPQDVDRLNRDPTGRGQYYIVYTSYLQNRPAYEKFLELTIKYRVALVMSGHVHSGNSTIVINGTYFVTTRTLGGSIDTSHGYRSYVVYPDGRVEIGREVWTYKNFAVLTWGSKAAQLYIDSDLAPGEITIDLPSDYSGLKVLNGSAQLVKVQRHPLGKYTRYTIKLSGRPVWIAIGNYAPAPAVKVEKVLPRSPTPGDLVTVTISADDPNVGVPFLLINGQRVLGSYFEEKPVYIYKFTYQKPTALQILAPGGQPTTIQIGQATTPATTTPTATPTPTPTPAATSTATQTATTTQPTTTTPIATPQPTAAPPPSAASPTVTAPPATPAPAAPPAPQPGFPIEVAVLVIIAAVGAAVLAMLARRPKQGGSDETRVRS
- a CDS encoding nucleotidyltransferase domain-containing protein; the encoded protein is MSEGLLEAARRNKSLTAEELAQAVEQALRGVEAAAAYLFGSAARGRFVRGLSDIDILVVTRGPPPWRGRTAHVEAGDVNAVYMSLEEACAAYRRGNNLVREALDEGILLAGEPVNCG